Proteins encoded in a region of the Mycolicibacterium duvalii genome:
- the purM gene encoding phosphoribosylformylglycinamidine cyclo-ligase yields the protein MTRGAEQHGIADPHGISYASAGVDIEAGDRAVELFKPLAKKATRPEVRGGLGGFAGLFALRGDYREPLLASSTDGVGTKLAVAQAMDKHDTVGIDLVAMVVDDLVVCGAEPLFLQDYIAVGRTVPERVAELVSGIADGCVQAGCALLGGETAEHPGLMAPDHYDISATGIGVVEADDVLGPERVKPGDVIIAMASTGLHSNGYSLARHVLLEIDHMNLAGHVEEFGRTLGEELLEPTRIYAKDCLALAAETQVRTFCHVTGGGLAGNLERVIPHGLVATLERGTWTPAPVFGMIAQRGRIEQAEMERTFNMGVGMVAVVAPEDTDRALAVLTARHLDCWTLGTIEKGGKDGARAVLVGQHPRF from the coding sequence TGACCGCGCCGTCGAACTGTTCAAACCACTAGCCAAGAAGGCCACCCGGCCCGAGGTGCGCGGTGGTCTGGGCGGCTTCGCGGGGCTGTTCGCCCTGCGTGGCGACTATCGCGAACCGTTGCTGGCGTCGTCGACCGACGGTGTCGGCACCAAGTTGGCGGTGGCCCAGGCGATGGACAAGCACGACACCGTCGGGATCGATCTGGTCGCGATGGTGGTCGACGACCTGGTCGTGTGTGGTGCCGAACCGTTGTTCCTGCAGGACTACATCGCCGTCGGCCGGACCGTCCCCGAACGCGTCGCCGAACTGGTCTCCGGTATCGCCGATGGCTGCGTGCAGGCCGGCTGTGCGCTGCTGGGCGGCGAGACGGCCGAGCACCCCGGCCTGATGGCGCCGGACCACTACGACATCTCGGCCACCGGTATCGGCGTCGTCGAGGCCGATGACGTCCTGGGACCCGAACGCGTCAAACCCGGCGACGTGATCATCGCGATGGCCTCTACCGGCCTGCACTCCAACGGCTACTCGCTGGCCCGTCACGTGCTGCTCGAGATCGACCACATGAACCTGGCCGGCCACGTCGAGGAATTCGGTCGCACCCTCGGCGAGGAACTTCTAGAACCTACCCGCATCTACGCCAAGGACTGCCTGGCGTTGGCCGCCGAAACCCAGGTCCGGACCTTCTGCCACGTCACCGGAGGCGGACTGGCCGGCAACCTCGAACGGGTCATTCCGCACGGCTTGGTGGCGACGCTCGAACGCGGCACCTGGACGCCGGCGCCGGTGTTCGGCATGATCGCGCAGCGCGGACGCATCGAACAGGCCGAGATGGAGCGGACGTTCAACATGGGCGTCGGCATGGTCGCCGTCGTCGCGCCGGAGGACACCGATCGCGCGCTGGCCGTGCTGACCGCCCGTCACCTGGACTGCTGGACTCTGGGCACCATCGAGAAGGGTGGTAAGGACGGCGCCCGCGCGGTTCTGGTCGGGCAGCACCCCAGATTCTGA
- a CDS encoding DUF3073 domain-containing protein, protein MGRGRAKAKQTKVARELKYSSPQTDFERLQRELSGSSGDDRFGGDINGDASDDAWVDDDDWRR, encoded by the coding sequence ATGGGCCGCGGCCGGGCAAAGGCAAAGCAGACCAAGGTTGCACGTGAGCTCAAGTACAGCTCACCTCAGACCGACTTCGAGCGGCTTCAGCGCGAGCTGTCGGGCTCTTCGGGCGATGACCGCTTCGGTGGTGACATCAACGGCGACGCCTCGGATGACGCCTGGGTCGACGACGACGACTGGCGCCGATAG
- a CDS encoding CAF17-like 4Fe-4S cluster assembly/insertion protein YgfZ, translating into MSAVPAPDPGPDAGAVWHYGDPLGEQRTAAHAAVVVDRSHRAVLALTGAERKTWLHSLSTQHVSDLGEGTATQNLSLDGQGRVEDHWLQTELSGRTVLDTEPWRGEPLLSYLRKMVFWADVVIEPAELAVLSLLGPAVADAAVLDALGLATVPADGSAVALDGGGFVRRLTSGGADLDVVVPREQHARWWDALVAAGVRPAGVWAYEAHRVAAVQARLGVDTDERTIPHEVGWVGPAVHLDKGCYRGQETVARVHNLGKPPRMLVLLHLDGSTDRPAPGDPLLTAGRAVGRLGTVVDHVDHGPIALALVKRGLSADTELTTGGQVETAAAIDPDSVPAGDSVGAGRLAVERLRSGTK; encoded by the coding sequence ATGTCCGCAGTACCCGCCCCTGACCCCGGTCCCGACGCCGGCGCCGTCTGGCACTACGGCGATCCGCTCGGTGAGCAGCGCACCGCCGCCCACGCAGCCGTGGTCGTCGATCGCTCCCACCGGGCCGTGCTGGCCCTCACCGGAGCCGAGCGCAAGACCTGGCTGCACAGCCTGTCCACTCAGCACGTCAGCGACTTGGGCGAGGGCACGGCCACCCAGAACCTCAGCCTCGACGGCCAGGGGCGGGTGGAGGATCACTGGTTGCAGACCGAACTGAGCGGCCGCACGGTGCTGGACACCGAGCCCTGGCGGGGCGAGCCACTGTTGTCCTATCTGCGCAAGATGGTCTTCTGGGCCGATGTCGTGATCGAGCCGGCCGAGCTGGCTGTGCTGTCGCTGCTCGGTCCCGCCGTGGCCGACGCCGCCGTACTCGACGCGCTGGGGCTGGCGACGGTACCGGCCGACGGGTCCGCGGTGGCCCTGGACGGCGGTGGATTCGTCCGTCGTTTGACCTCCGGTGGAGCCGACCTCGACGTCGTCGTGCCCCGCGAGCAGCACGCCCGTTGGTGGGACGCACTGGTCGCCGCAGGGGTGCGTCCGGCCGGAGTGTGGGCCTACGAAGCCCATCGGGTGGCCGCCGTGCAGGCCCGGTTGGGGGTGGACACCGACGAACGCACCATTCCGCACGAGGTCGGCTGGGTCGGCCCCGCCGTCCACCTGGACAAGGGCTGCTATCGGGGACAAGAGACGGTGGCGCGAGTGCACAACCTGGGCAAACCGCCGCGGATGCTGGTGCTGCTGCACCTCGACGGCAGCACCGACCGCCCCGCGCCGGGCGATCCGCTGCTGACCGCGGGCCGCGCGGTGGGGCGCCTGGGCACGGTGGTCGACCACGTCGATCACGGCCCGATCGCGCTGGCCCTGGTCAAACGGGGCCTATCCGCCGACACCGAGCTGACCACGGGCGGCCAGGTCGAAACGGCCGCCGCCATCGACCCCGATTCGGTGCCCGCCGGCGACTCCGTCGGCGCAGGACGGCTGGCGGTCGAGCGGTTGCGTAGTGGTACTAAGTGA
- a CDS encoding aminodeoxychorismate lyase — protein sequence MADRPAVVVTLDGRLHDPTVPLLYADDLAAVRGDGIFETMLVRDGAACLLDAHLGRLAHSARMVNLPAPDLDRWRSAVGVAVDAWTDAGDDDGVLRLVYSRGRESGSEVTAYVTVAALPARVAEVRRRGLAALTLSRGLAAHGIDELPWLLAGAKTLSYAVNMAALRHAEAHGAGDVIFVSTDGFILEGPRSTVVIETVSDEGRRCLLTPPPWYPILRGTTQQALFEVARNAGYDCDYQALKPADLIAAQGVWLVSSITLAARVHTLDGVALPTATDAADISALIDAAVLSDR from the coding sequence ATGGCTGACCGACCCGCTGTCGTGGTCACCCTCGATGGACGGCTGCACGATCCGACCGTCCCGCTTTTGTACGCCGATGATCTCGCGGCCGTGCGCGGAGACGGGATCTTCGAGACCATGCTGGTGCGCGACGGCGCGGCCTGTCTGCTCGACGCGCATCTGGGCCGGCTGGCGCACTCGGCCCGGATGGTGAACCTGCCGGCCCCCGACCTGGACCGGTGGCGCAGCGCGGTAGGTGTAGCGGTGGACGCCTGGACCGACGCAGGCGACGACGACGGCGTTCTGCGGCTGGTATACAGCCGGGGCCGCGAGAGCGGATCGGAGGTCACCGCGTACGTCACTGTGGCGGCGCTGCCGGCGCGCGTCGCCGAGGTCCGGCGACGCGGACTGGCGGCACTGACGCTCTCCCGCGGACTGGCCGCGCACGGTATCGACGAACTGCCCTGGTTGCTGGCCGGAGCCAAGACGCTGTCCTACGCCGTGAACATGGCGGCGCTGCGGCACGCGGAGGCGCACGGAGCCGGTGATGTGATCTTCGTCAGCACCGACGGGTTCATCCTGGAGGGGCCGCGGTCGACCGTGGTCATCGAGACGGTCTCCGACGAGGGTCGGCGGTGCCTGCTCACCCCGCCCCCGTGGTACCCGATCCTGCGCGGCACCACGCAGCAAGCCCTGTTCGAGGTCGCCCGCAATGCGGGTTACGACTGCGACTACCAGGCACTCAAGCCGGCTGATCTGATTGCCGCGCAGGGTGTTTGGCTGGTGTCGAGCATCACCCTGGCGGCGCGCGTGCACACCCTCGACGGGGTGGCGCTGCCGACGGCGACCGACGCCGCCGACATCTCCGCGCTGATCGACGCCGCGGTGCTCAGCGATCGCTGA
- a CDS encoding FABP family protein has protein sequence MTSGDEAVAAAAQRAKETATRNIPAFADLPLPADTANLRQGADLNDALLALLPLVGVWRGEGEGRSAHGDYRFGQQIIVSHDGSDYLNWESRSWLLTEDGDYDRPGLRETGYWRFVTDPADPDESQAIELLLAHSAGYVELFYGRPLNQSSWELVTDALARSVSGVLVGGAKRLYGIIEGGDLAYVEERVDADGGLVPHLSARLSRFVG, from the coding sequence GTGACGTCCGGCGACGAGGCGGTCGCCGCTGCCGCCCAGCGGGCCAAAGAGACTGCCACGCGCAACATTCCGGCCTTCGCCGACCTCCCGCTTCCCGCCGACACGGCCAACCTGCGACAGGGCGCCGACCTCAACGATGCGCTGCTGGCACTGCTGCCTCTGGTCGGGGTGTGGCGCGGTGAGGGCGAGGGCCGCAGCGCCCACGGCGACTACCGGTTCGGCCAGCAGATCATCGTCTCGCATGACGGCAGCGACTATCTGAACTGGGAGTCCCGCTCCTGGCTGCTGACCGAGGACGGCGACTACGACCGTCCCGGCCTGCGCGAGACGGGCTACTGGCGGTTCGTCACCGACCCGGCCGACCCCGACGAGTCCCAGGCGATCGAGTTGCTACTGGCCCACTCGGCCGGCTACGTCGAGCTGTTCTACGGCCGACCGCTCAATCAATCCTCGTGGGAACTGGTCACCGATGCGCTGGCGCGCAGCGTGTCCGGGGTGCTCGTCGGCGGCGCCAAACGGCTCTACGGGATCATCGAAGGCGGCGACCTGGCCTACGTCGAGGAGCGGGTGGACGCCGACGGCGGACTGGTCCCGCATCTGTCGGCCCGGCTGTCCCGGTTCGTCGGCTGA
- a CDS encoding DUF732 domain-containing protein, translated as MKTTFACVAAALLAGGALWGAPAALADPEGDFLSVIAEYGITWPSEKTAQVIETGYAVCQDWNNGATFEQEVLDLAGATGWSNGDAGYFIGAATGAFCPEYEYKVG; from the coding sequence ATGAAAACGACATTCGCCTGTGTCGCAGCCGCACTGCTTGCCGGAGGCGCCCTGTGGGGCGCTCCGGCCGCGCTCGCCGACCCGGAGGGCGACTTCCTCTCCGTGATCGCCGAGTACGGCATCACCTGGCCCTCGGAAAAGACCGCCCAGGTCATCGAGACCGGGTACGCGGTCTGCCAGGACTGGAACAACGGTGCGACGTTCGAGCAGGAAGTGCTCGACCTGGCCGGCGCCACGGGCTGGTCGAACGGCGACGCGGGCTACTTCATCGGTGCCGCCACCGGTGCGTTCTGCCCGGAATACGAGTACAAGGTCGGCTGA
- a CDS encoding DUF1416 domain-containing protein has product MCSAPKQGLTLPAGVDLEKETVITGRVVDGSGQAVGGAFVRLLDSSDEFTAEVVASATGDFRFFAAPGTWTLRALSKVGNGDAVVAPTGAGIHEVDVKVA; this is encoded by the coding sequence ATGTGCTCTGCACCCAAGCAAGGACTGACGTTGCCCGCCGGCGTCGACCTGGAGAAGGAAACGGTGATCACCGGCCGGGTCGTGGACGGCTCGGGTCAGGCGGTCGGCGGCGCGTTCGTGCGGCTGCTGGACAGCTCTGACGAGTTCACCGCCGAGGTCGTCGCGTCGGCCACCGGTGACTTCCGGTTCTTCGCCGCGCCCGGGACCTGGACGCTGCGCGCGCTGTCCAAGGTCGGTAACGGCGACGCGGTGGTCGCGCCGACGGGCGCGGGCATCCACGAGGTCGACGTCAAGGTCGCGTAA
- a CDS encoding sulfurtransferase, whose protein sequence is MARSDVLVSVDWAESNLDAPNTVFVEVDEDTNAYDTGHIPGAVKLDWKTDLQDQVRRDFVDAEQFSKLLSERGISNDDTVVLYGGNNNWFAAYAYWYFKLYGHADVKLLDGGRKKWELDARPLSTDTVERPGTSYTAKAPDTSIRAFRDEVIDAIGKKNLVDVRSPDEFSGKILAPAHLPQEQSQRPGHIPGAINVPWSKAANEDGTFKSDEDLAKLYAEAGLDGEKETIAYCRIGERSSHTWFVLQELLGHKNVKNYDGSWTEYGSLVGAPIELGS, encoded by the coding sequence ATGGCACGCTCCGACGTTCTGGTCTCAGTCGACTGGGCCGAGAGCAATCTCGACGCGCCGAACACCGTCTTCGTCGAGGTAGACGAGGACACCAACGCCTACGACACCGGCCACATCCCGGGCGCCGTCAAGCTCGACTGGAAGACCGATCTGCAGGATCAGGTCCGGCGCGACTTCGTCGACGCCGAGCAGTTCTCGAAGCTGCTGAGCGAGCGCGGCATCTCCAACGACGACACCGTGGTGCTCTACGGCGGCAACAACAACTGGTTCGCCGCCTACGCGTACTGGTACTTCAAGCTCTACGGCCACGCCGACGTCAAGCTGCTCGACGGTGGCCGCAAGAAGTGGGAACTCGACGCGCGTCCGCTGTCGACCGACACGGTGGAACGCCCGGGCACCAGCTACACCGCCAAGGCTCCCGACACCAGCATCCGTGCCTTCCGCGACGAGGTGATCGACGCGATCGGCAAGAAGAACCTGGTCGACGTGCGCTCCCCCGACGAATTCTCCGGCAAGATCCTCGCCCCCGCGCACCTGCCGCAGGAGCAGAGCCAGCGCCCCGGGCATATCCCCGGCGCCATCAACGTTCCGTGGAGCAAGGCCGCCAACGAGGACGGCACCTTCAAGTCCGACGAGGATCTGGCCAAGCTGTACGCCGAGGCCGGCCTCGACGGCGAGAAGGAGACCATCGCCTACTGCCGGATCGGTGAGCGTTCGTCGCACACCTGGTTCGTGCTGCAGGAGCTCCTCGGGCACAAGAACGTCAAGAACTACGACGGCAGTTGGACGGAATACGGCTCCCTGGTGGGGGCCCCGATCGAGTTGGGAAGTTGA
- a CDS encoding Ms5788A family Cys-rich leader peptide: MSARLELVLTKRRAVDLCRVAGCCCCCCC; encoded by the coding sequence GTGTCAGCCCGCCTCGAGCTTGTGCTCACCAAGCGCCGCGCAGTCGATCTGTGCCGCGTCGCGGGTTGTTGCTGTTGTTGTTGCTGCTGA
- a CDS encoding thioredoxin family protein: MTGTWIVVVAVLIAVFGMAYVIGRLVTLRATLARGAAEWPDVDTSDLGLSTTGPTILHFSAPWCGPCAGVRRVVEEVCAELPAVAHLEIDMDADPEPARRLSVLSLPTTFIFDADGRQRYRTSGVPTATDLRSALRPLLA, from the coding sequence ATGACTGGGACGTGGATCGTGGTCGTGGCGGTCTTGATCGCGGTCTTCGGGATGGCCTATGTGATCGGGCGCCTCGTTACGCTGCGCGCCACCCTGGCCCGCGGCGCCGCCGAATGGCCCGACGTGGACACCAGTGACCTGGGCCTGTCCACGACCGGACCGACCATCCTGCATTTCAGTGCGCCGTGGTGCGGGCCGTGCGCCGGGGTCCGCCGGGTCGTCGAGGAGGTGTGCGCCGAGCTGCCCGCCGTGGCACACCTCGAGATCGACATGGACGCCGATCCCGAACCGGCGCGCAGGCTTTCGGTGCTGTCGCTGCCCACGACGTTCATCTTCGACGCCGACGGACGGCAGCGGTACCGCACCTCGGGGGTGCCCACCGCCACTGACCTGCGGTCCGCTCTGCGGCCGCTGTTGGCTTGA
- the lmeA gene encoding mannan chain length control protein LmeA produces the protein MRKLVVGVVSTLLALVLGAVGTDFGAAIYAEYRLARSVRTAADLNWDPSVAILGFPFVTQAARHRYDEVEIKASGVDHAVVGRASLEATLHSVDLSGSWLVRPDSALAVEKVESRIIIDSTHLGRYMGITDLLVEAPTDETEDSTGGTTESGISSNRGVVFTGTPDQAGFDERVSIAVDLSMAGPDASTLVLTATGVLTGPGTADQEVPEDRLTAVLAAFSSRLPGQVLPFGVAPTSQGARGSDIIIEGITGDMRLQLDRFRLS, from the coding sequence GTGCGCAAGCTCGTCGTCGGTGTCGTGTCCACCCTGCTGGCTTTGGTGTTGGGCGCCGTCGGCACTGACTTCGGCGCGGCGATCTACGCCGAGTATCGCCTGGCCAGAAGCGTGCGCACAGCCGCCGACCTGAACTGGGATCCGTCGGTGGCGATCCTGGGCTTTCCGTTCGTCACCCAGGCGGCGCGGCACCGTTACGACGAGGTGGAGATCAAGGCCAGTGGCGTTGATCACGCCGTCGTGGGCCGGGCATCGCTGGAGGCGACGCTGCACTCGGTCGACCTGTCCGGGTCCTGGCTGGTGCGGCCCGATTCGGCGTTGGCGGTCGAGAAGGTGGAAAGCCGCATCATCATCGACTCCACGCATCTCGGCCGGTACATGGGAATCACCGACCTGCTGGTGGAGGCGCCCACCGATGAGACCGAGGACTCCACCGGCGGCACCACCGAATCGGGCATCTCGAGCAACCGCGGCGTGGTGTTCACCGGGACGCCGGACCAGGCCGGGTTCGACGAGCGGGTCAGCATCGCGGTCGACCTGTCGATGGCCGGCCCCGACGCCTCCACGCTGGTGCTGACCGCGACCGGTGTGCTGACCGGTCCGGGTACCGCCGACCAGGAGGTGCCCGAGGACCGGCTGACCGCCGTGCTCGCCGCGTTCTCCTCCCGGCTTCCCGGTCAGGTGCTGCCGTTCGGCGTCGCACCGACCAGTCAGGGCGCACGCGGTTCGGACATCATCATCGAGGGCATCACCGGAGACATGCGGCTCCAGCTCGACAGGTTCCGGCTGTCATGA
- a CDS encoding winged helix-turn-helix transcriptional regulator yields MDLLLLTVDPHPESILPSLALLAHNVRTAPTEVSSLLEAGSADVAIVDARTDLAAARGLCRLLGTTGTSVPVVAVVNEGGLVAVNVEWGLDEILLPSTGPAEIDARLRLLVGRRGGIANQENVGKISLGELVIDEGTYTARLRGRPLDLTYKEFELLKYLAQHAGRVFTRAQLLQEVWGYDFFGGTRTVDVHVRRLRAKLGPEYESLIGTVRNVGYKAVRPSRGRGTAQGAAPPDEPDEAEEDSYDDTVDELHSEPVSEALGSS; encoded by the coding sequence GTGGATCTACTGCTACTGACGGTCGACCCGCATCCCGAATCCATCCTGCCGTCTTTGGCGCTGCTCGCCCACAACGTGCGCACGGCCCCGACCGAAGTGTCGTCGTTGCTGGAGGCAGGTTCGGCCGACGTGGCCATCGTCGACGCGCGCACCGACCTGGCCGCCGCACGCGGGCTGTGCCGGCTGCTGGGCACCACCGGCACGTCGGTTCCGGTGGTCGCCGTGGTCAACGAGGGCGGCCTCGTCGCGGTCAACGTGGAGTGGGGCCTCGACGAGATTCTGCTGCCGAGCACCGGTCCGGCCGAGATCGACGCCCGGCTGCGGCTGCTGGTGGGGCGCCGCGGCGGGATCGCCAACCAGGAGAACGTCGGCAAGATCAGCCTCGGCGAGCTGGTGATCGACGAGGGGACCTACACCGCCCGGCTGCGCGGACGGCCGTTGGACCTGACATACAAGGAATTCGAGCTGCTGAAGTATCTCGCGCAGCACGCCGGCCGCGTGTTCACCCGCGCACAGCTGTTACAGGAGGTGTGGGGCTATGACTTCTTCGGAGGGACCCGCACCGTCGACGTCCACGTCCGGCGTCTGCGGGCCAAGCTCGGACCCGAGTACGAGTCGCTGATCGGCACGGTCCGCAACGTCGGATACAAGGCGGTCCGGCCGTCCCGGGGACGCGGCACCGCGCAGGGCGCTGCGCCGCCCGACGAACCGGACGAGGCCGAAGAAGACAGTTACGACGACACCGTCGACGAACTGCACAGCGAGCCGGTGTCCGAAGCGCTGGGCAGTTCGTGA
- the mshD gene encoding mycothiol synthase: protein MTVDWQQGLTDSARQQIRDVIAAAEVADGVAPVGEQVLRELNLDRTRHLVATGDGAVSGYLNLAPAADDAPPMAELVVHPAARRRGVGAAMIRAALAAGGPATRFWAHGDLEPARATASALELVAVRELLQMRRPLADLPATPAAAGVTMRTYAGPSDDAELLRVNNAAFAWHPEQGGWTDDDVAERRSEPWFDPAGLFLAFDDASGRLLGFHWTKQHSDQLGEVYVVGVDPAAQGRGLGAALTLTGLHHLARQLSGSGAEAAVMLYVEADNTAAVKTYRRLGFEVSNTDVAYAAHGPANL, encoded by the coding sequence GTGACGGTCGACTGGCAACAGGGGCTCACCGACTCTGCGCGTCAGCAGATCCGCGACGTCATCGCTGCGGCCGAGGTCGCCGACGGGGTGGCCCCGGTCGGCGAACAGGTGCTGCGCGAGCTGAACCTCGACCGCACCCGGCACCTGGTCGCGACCGGGGACGGCGCCGTGTCGGGGTATCTGAACCTCGCGCCCGCCGCGGACGACGCCCCTCCGATGGCCGAACTCGTGGTGCACCCGGCGGCCCGGCGCCGCGGTGTCGGCGCCGCGATGATCCGGGCAGCGCTGGCCGCGGGCGGTCCGGCCACGCGTTTCTGGGCGCACGGCGACCTCGAACCGGCGCGCGCGACGGCGTCCGCGCTCGAACTGGTCGCGGTGCGGGAGTTGCTGCAGATGCGCCGCCCGCTTGCGGACCTGCCCGCGACCCCTGCTGCCGCCGGCGTGACGATGCGTACCTATGCCGGCCCCTCCGACGACGCCGAGCTGCTGCGGGTGAACAACGCCGCGTTCGCCTGGCATCCCGAGCAGGGCGGGTGGACCGACGACGATGTCGCCGAGCGCAGATCCGAGCCGTGGTTCGACCCCGCCGGACTGTTCCTGGCATTCGACGACGCGTCCGGGCGGCTACTCGGATTCCATTGGACCAAGCAACATTCCGACCAGCTGGGCGAGGTGTACGTCGTCGGTGTCGACCCCGCCGCGCAGGGCCGGGGCCTCGGCGCCGCGCTCACCCTGACCGGTCTGCACCACCTGGCGCGGCAGTTGTCCGGCAGCGGCGCCGAAGCGGCGGTGATGCTCTACGTCGAAGCCGACAACACCGCCGCGGTGAAGACCTACCGACGACTGGGTTTCGAGGTGTCCAACACCGACGTCGCGTACGCCGCGCACGGCCCCGCCAACCTGTGA
- the pstS gene encoding phosphate ABC transporter substrate-binding protein PstS, with protein MKLNIIGKSFGTTVSVAAIAAMALAGCGSDNNAPSGTTGATGTDASSAECGGKNTLTAEGSTAQQNAIAVFNQAWGQVCAGKNLSYNPTGSGAGREQFVAGNVDFGGTDSPIKDEQAQQGAQRCGGNEVWNLPLVFGPVAMAYNLDGVDGLVLNADVLARIFQGQITNWNDPAIAALNEGKTLPDQNVTPIYRSDSSGTTDNFQKYLAAAAPQTWTKGDGSEFQGGAGEGAQKSAGVAQAVQATPGGIGYVEKGFADQAGISYAQIDNGSGAVELTNESAGKAIDAATFAAEGNNLVLDLQSLYGTTEPGAYPLVLATYNIVCSQGYDAETAAAVRSFMTVAANEGQQGLPEAGYVPLPDRFKERLLTAVDAIGPTA; from the coding sequence GTGAAGCTCAACATCATCGGCAAGTCGTTCGGTACGACGGTCTCGGTCGCGGCGATCGCCGCGATGGCCCTCGCCGGGTGCGGTAGCGACAACAACGCTCCGTCGGGCACCACCGGTGCCACCGGAACCGACGCCTCGTCGGCGGAGTGCGGCGGCAAGAACACCCTCACCGCCGAGGGATCGACGGCTCAGCAGAACGCCATCGCAGTGTTCAATCAGGCCTGGGGTCAGGTCTGCGCGGGCAAGAACCTGTCCTACAACCCGACCGGATCAGGCGCCGGCCGCGAGCAGTTCGTCGCGGGCAACGTCGACTTCGGCGGAACCGACTCGCCGATCAAGGACGAGCAGGCCCAGCAGGGCGCGCAGCGCTGCGGCGGCAACGAGGTCTGGAACCTGCCGTTGGTCTTCGGTCCGGTCGCGATGGCCTACAACCTCGACGGCGTCGATGGGCTGGTGCTCAACGCCGATGTCCTGGCGCGCATCTTCCAGGGCCAGATCACCAATTGGAACGACCCGGCGATCGCCGCGCTGAACGAGGGCAAGACCCTGCCCGACCAGAACGTCACACCGATCTACCGCTCGGACTCCTCGGGCACCACCGACAACTTCCAGAAGTACCTGGCCGCGGCCGCTCCCCAGACCTGGACGAAGGGCGACGGCAGCGAATTCCAGGGCGGCGCCGGGGAAGGCGCGCAGAAGTCCGCCGGCGTCGCGCAGGCGGTTCAGGCCACCCCGGGCGGCATCGGCTACGTCGAGAAGGGCTTCGCCGACCAGGCCGGCATCTCCTACGCGCAGATCGACAACGGCAGCGGAGCGGTGGAACTGACCAACGAGTCGGCCGGTAAGGCCATCGACGCGGCCACCTTCGCCGCCGAGGGCAACAACCTCGTCCTGGATCTGCAGTCGCTGTACGGCACCACCGAGCCGGGCGCCTACCCGCTCGTGCTGGCCACCTACAACATCGTCTGCTCCCAGGGCTACGACGCCGAGACCGCCGCCGCGGTGCGCTCGTTCATGACCGTCGCCGCCAACGAAGGCCAGCAGGGCCTTCCCGAGGCCGGCTACGTGCCCCTGCCGGACCGCTTCAAGGAGCGTCTGCTGACCGCGGTCGACGCCATCGGCCCGACTGCCTAG